One genomic segment of Capricornis sumatraensis isolate serow.1 chromosome 6, serow.2, whole genome shotgun sequence includes these proteins:
- the LOC138081493 gene encoding olfactory receptor 5M9-like, with amino-acid sequence MPNFTDVTEFVLLGLTSHQELQVLFTVVFLVVHMITLIGNIGLIFHVLISISLQLQSSMRFFLSLLSFVDVWFSFSVTLKILGNLLSETKPISCVGCLVQCCFLIALVPVEARILAVMAFDGYMAICNSLLYGRKMSRTACARLISVPYIYGFSVSLTCTLWTYGLCFCGNCEINHFYCADPALIKIACGGVHSKECTMIVIAGINFTYSLSVFLISCTLIIAAALHMRSANGRRKAFSTCGSHLIAVTLFYGTLLSMYLRRPPEESVGQERVVAGFTPQ; translated from the exons ATGCCAAATTTCACAGATGTGACAGAATTTGTTCTTCTGGGGTTGACCAGTCATCAGGAGCTTCAAGTCCTCTTTACTGTGGTGTTTCTAGTGGTTCACATGATCACTCTGATAGGGAACATTGGTCTGATTTTCCA TGTTTTGATCAGCATCAGCCTCCAGCTTCAGAGCTCCATGCGCTTTTTCTTGAGTCTTTTGTCTTTTGTGGATGTGTGGTTCTCTTTCAGTGTCACTCTGAAGATTCTGGGAAACTTACTATCAGAGACAAAACCCATTTCCTGTGTGGGGTGTTTGGTGCAGTGCTGCTTCCTCATAGCCCTTGTCCCCGTGGAAGCACGTATCTTGGCTGTGATGGCCTTTGATGGCTACATGGCCATCTGCAACTCTCTGCTTTATGGCCGTAAAATGTCCAGGACTGCTTGTGCTCGTCTCATCTCTGTGCCATACATCTATGGATTCTCTGTTAGCCTAACCTGCACACTGTGGACATATGGCCTGTGCTTCTGTGGAAACTGTGAAATCAACCACTTCTATTGTGCTGACCCTGCTCTTATCAAGATTGCCTGTGGAGGGGTCCACAGTAAAGAATGCACCATGATTGTTATTGCTGGGATTAATTTCACATATTCCCTCTCAGTGTTTCTCATTTCCTGTACCCTCATAATAGCGGCCGCGCTGCACATGCGCTCTGCCAATGGCAGGAGGAAGGCATTCTCCACATGTGGGTCCCACCTGATAGCTGTTACCTTGTTTTATGGGACTCTCCTCTCCATGTATCTCAGGAGGCCCCCTGAAGAGTCTGTGGGGCAGGAGAGAGTGGTGGCTGGTTTTACACCACAGTGA